The genome window TTGCATATTTTTCTGTATGAAACTTGCCGAGATACCCCACCCCGACAACACCTATTCGCAGTTTTTTCATTTTTTCTCCATGGCGATTATTGAAATCTTGTACTGGTTGGCAAAATCAACCATCTCTTGCTTGTCAAACACAATCGCCTTGCCGGCCTCTATTACAAGGGTTTTTGCTCCGGCGGCATGCATGGTTTCTATTGTTTGGGCGCCAATGGCCGGGACATCGAACCTGGTGTCCTGATAAGGCTTGCAAACCTTTACTACTACAGCATCTCCCTTTCCTAATTCACCGCCTCTTTTTATTGTGGCATCAGTTCCGTCAACAGCCTCCACTGCCATAATGGAACCGGCGGCCACAACAACGCATTGCCCTATGTCGAACCTGCCGATCTCTTTTGCTATCTTCCATCCTATTTCAATATCTTTTTTTTCGGTTTTGGATGGTTTCCGCCTTGTCCAGATACCGGCCTCCGCTAATAGTTCAGGGATAAGAAATGTGGAGGGACGAATCTTTATGCCTTCTTTTTCAATTGCTTCCGCAAAAGCGCTCAAAATTCCGTCATCATGGGTATGTTTCATGCGGGCAATAATTGAAATAGCTTTTGTGTCGGGCCGTACGTCTGTAAAAATCCTGGTTTTTCTGATAGCGCCGATAATAACGGCTTCCCGGACGCTGTTTTTTTTAAAAAATTTTATAAGCCGTTTAATCTGTCCCAGGTGGAGCCACTCAATTCCGTCCACAAGCTCTTCCAGGACCGGATCAGCCTCTTTTAGATAAGCTGCAGCATAAACGGAATATCCTTTTGCCTTGGCAGCTTTTGAAAAGATGATTGGAAACTGACCGCTCCCCGCAATAATTCCTATTTTCATTACCTGGTAATACCACGCTCGGATGATTTGATGAAATCGATGAACCTGACAACTTCAGGAATTTGTTCCACTTCAACCAGAACCTTCTCAATGGCTTCTTTTAAAGGAAAACCCTGGCGGAATGTCATTTGGTATGCCTTTTTCATTATTCCCAATGTCTCTTCAGAAAACCCATGACGTTTCAGCCCGATTTTATTGAAGCCATACAGCTTTGCCCTGTCGCCGCCTACTATTACATATGGAGGTATATCCTTGGTTATCGCAGACGTGCCGCTGATATAGGCATAATCACCTATTTTTACAAACTGGTGTATTGCAGCCAGACCTCCGATTGTGACATAATCGCCTATGGTTATATGGCCTGCCAGGGTGGCTACATTGGCCATAACAACATTTCTGCCGGTTTTGCAGTCATGCGCCACATGGGCATATGCCATAATAAAATTTTCTTCTCCTACTTCAGTAATGCCGCCGCCAAAGCCTGTGCCGCGGTTTATAGTTACAAATTCGCGCACAACTGTTCCGCGGCCGATCTTTACCCAGGTCTCTTCTCCTTCAAATTTCAGGGCCTGGGGCTCTGCTCCTATAGACGCATACTGAAAGATACGGCAGTCAGAACCTATTTCCGTGTATGAATCTATAACAACGTGGGGACCTATAATGGTTCCCGCACCGATGATAACATTTTCTTTTATAATGGAATATGGACCTATTGTTACGTTTAAACCGATTTTCGTTTTTGAGTCGATAATTGCTGTTGCATGTATCATTTTTTGTATCCCAAAGTGGCTAAAAGCTCGGCTTCCGCCGCTATTTTATTGTTTACGCTTGCAAATCCTTTCATCCTGAAGGTCGTTTTTCT of Desulfosarcina sp. BuS5 contains these proteins:
- a CDS encoding LpxI family protein, giving the protein MKIGIIAGSGQFPIIFSKAAKAKGYSVYAAAYLKEADPVLEELVDGIEWLHLGQIKRLIKFFKKNSVREAVIIGAIRKTRIFTDVRPDTKAISIIARMKHTHDDGILSAFAEAIEKEGIKIRPSTFLIPELLAEAGIWTRRKPSKTEKKDIEIGWKIAKEIGRFDIGQCVVVAAGSIMAVEAVDGTDATIKRGGELGKGDAVVVKVCKPYQDTRFDVPAIGAQTIETMHAAGAKTLVIEAGKAIVFDKQEMVDFANQYKISIIAMEKK
- the lpxA gene encoding acyl-ACP--UDP-N-acetylglucosamine O-acyltransferase; its protein translation is MIHATAIIDSKTKIGLNVTIGPYSIIKENVIIGAGTIIGPHVVIDSYTEIGSDCRIFQYASIGAEPQALKFEGEETWVKIGRGTVVREFVTINRGTGFGGGITEVGEENFIMAYAHVAHDCKTGRNVVMANVATLAGHITIGDYVTIGGLAAIHQFVKIGDYAYISGTSAITKDIPPYVIVGGDRAKLYGFNKIGLKRHGFSEETLGIMKKAYQMTFRQGFPLKEAIEKVLVEVEQIPEVVRFIDFIKSSERGITR